One Streptomyces sp. NBC_00102 DNA segment encodes these proteins:
- a CDS encoding GNAT family N-acetyltransferase codes for MTTGTTPYTARRTRDEADRAACFQVRKEVFVGEQGVPEDLEYDAYDRPEATTVHVIAVSEDGTALGTGRLLHGEAAAGKTGGDLTVGSLGRLAVAGQARGLGVGAALVRAIEDEARALGLAAVDLHAQTHALGFYERLGYQVYGPEFQDAGIAHRAMRRTLAEQ; via the coding sequence ATGACCACCGGCACCACCCCGTACACCGCCCGGCGGACGCGCGACGAGGCGGACCGCGCGGCCTGCTTCCAGGTCCGCAAGGAGGTCTTCGTCGGCGAGCAGGGAGTGCCCGAGGACCTGGAGTACGACGCGTACGACCGGCCCGAGGCCACCACGGTGCACGTCATCGCGGTCTCCGAGGACGGCACGGCGCTCGGCACCGGCCGGCTGCTGCACGGCGAGGCGGCGGCCGGGAAGACCGGCGGCGACCTCACCGTCGGCTCGCTGGGCCGGCTCGCCGTCGCCGGGCAGGCCCGCGGCCTCGGCGTCGGGGCCGCACTGGTCCGCGCGATAGAGGACGAGGCGCGGGCGCTCGGACTGGCCGCCGTCGACCTGCACGCCCAGACCCACGCCCTCGGCTTCTACGAGCGCCTCGGCTACCAGGTGTACGGCCCCGAGTTCCAGGACGCCGGGATAGCGCACCGCGCCATGCGCCGCACCCTCGCGGAGCAGTAG
- a CDS encoding RluA family pseudouridine synthase, whose product MSTHPEIRTLPVPDGLEGERVDAAISRMFGFSRTKAAELAAAGKVQVDGSVAGKSDRVQGGAWMEVEMPQAAPPVQIVAEPVEGMEIVHDDDDIVVIVKPVGVAAHPSPGWTGTTVIGGLAAAGYRISTSGAAERQGIVHRLDVGTSGLMVVAKSERAYTLLKAQFRDRVVEKKYHALVQGHPDPMSGTIDAPIGRHPNHDYKWAVIQEGKPSVTHYDLIEAYRAASLLDIKLETGRTHQIRVHMSAHRHPCVGDLTYGADPTMAKRLGLTRQWLHAVRLGFEHPSDGSWVEFASSYPADLQKALDTIAAESE is encoded by the coding sequence GTGAGTACGCACCCCGAGATCCGAACCCTGCCCGTGCCCGACGGCCTGGAGGGCGAGCGCGTCGACGCCGCCATCTCCCGGATGTTCGGGTTCTCCCGCACCAAGGCCGCCGAGCTGGCCGCCGCCGGAAAGGTGCAGGTGGACGGTTCGGTGGCCGGGAAGTCCGACCGGGTCCAGGGCGGTGCCTGGATGGAGGTCGAGATGCCGCAGGCGGCTCCCCCGGTCCAGATCGTCGCCGAGCCCGTCGAGGGCATGGAGATCGTGCACGACGACGACGACATCGTCGTCATCGTGAAGCCCGTCGGCGTGGCCGCCCACCCCAGCCCCGGCTGGACCGGCACCACCGTCATCGGCGGCCTCGCCGCGGCCGGTTACCGTATCTCCACCTCGGGGGCCGCCGAGCGCCAGGGCATCGTGCACCGGCTCGACGTGGGCACCTCCGGGCTGATGGTGGTGGCCAAGTCGGAGCGCGCGTACACCCTGCTGAAGGCGCAGTTCCGCGACCGCGTCGTGGAGAAGAAGTACCACGCGCTGGTACAGGGCCACCCGGACCCGATGAGCGGCACCATCGACGCCCCCATCGGCCGCCACCCGAACCACGACTACAAGTGGGCCGTGATCCAGGAGGGCAAGCCCTCCGTGACGCACTACGACCTCATCGAGGCGTACCGTGCCGCGAGCCTGCTCGACATCAAGCTGGAGACGGGCCGCACGCACCAGATCCGCGTGCACATGTCCGCCCACCGCCACCCCTGCGTCGGCGACCTCACCTACGGCGCGGACCCCACCATGGCCAAGCGCCTCGGCCTGACCCGGCAGTGGCTGCACGCCGTCCGGCTCGGCTTCGAACACCCCTCGGACGGCAGCTGGGTCGAGTTCGCCAGCTCCTACCCGGCCGACCTGCAGAAGGCCCTCGACACGATCGCCGCGGAGAGCGAATGA